The Methanosarcina acetivorans C2A genome includes the window GACCACCGTGGAATAGCTTTTACGATGGAAGATTCTTCAAAAGGAATTATTGATCTGCTCGGGATCGACAAACCGGTTATCAACATTAACGGCTGTCCTGCCCATCCTGACTGGGTGTTTCTGACAATAAGCGCGGTTGTCCTGGGAAAAATCAAGGTACCTGATGATCTCCCTTACGTGCTGGACAGATGGAACCGTCCGAAAGTTTTCTTCCCTCCGGATCATGTTATACACGACAACTGCCCACGCCGCGGATATTATGACCGTGGGGAACTTGACCTGACAGTAGGCGGACCGAATTGCCTCTGGAAACTGGGGTGCAAAGGGCCGTATACCCATGCTGACTGTGCCACTCGCCACTGGAACGGACATCAATCTTTCTGTCCGCAGGCAGGGTCTCCTTGTATAGGCTGCGTACAGCCGGGGTTTCCGGATAGTACCAGGCCTTTTTTCGTGGAAAGTGAAGATGCTGGAATTGTCGGGACGCATCTTGATACTGTAGCAGGTGTGGCAATAGGAGGGGCACTTCTTGCTGCAGGTGCTCATGCTATAAGAAGGACTGTTTTGAAAAAACCTGTAGATAAAGAGGAGAGTGCAGAAGAGAATATTTCCGAGAAGACCGGAGGTGAAAAGTAATGGTACAGGTGACCATAGATCCTCTTTCAAGAATTGAAGGGCATTATAGGATTAATACTGAAGTCGACGAAGATGGCGTGATTACCGATGCCCAGAGCAATGCCCTGCTCTTTAGAGGTTTTGAGAAATTTCTTTTGAATCAAGACCCGAGAGATGCGGCACTTCTAACCCAGAGGATCTGCGGGGTCTGCCCGGTCTGCCATAGCATAGCTGCAGCAAATGCTTTGGATGAACTTTTCGGAGTTATAGAAGAGGTTCCCAAAGATGCTCTTGTAATGAGAAATATTCATCAGGGTTTTAATTTCATAGCCAGTCACGCAGCTCACATCTATATACTCTGGGGCCCGGACCTCGCAAATCCGGCTTATCATAATATCCTTATGCAATACGGAGAAATGGGAAATGCGGTGTGGGGAGAATTGGCCGGACGTTTTATGCCTATAGTAAATCAGTTTAACGGAATACGTTATCCTGCCGGATCTTCTTACCTCGGTGCTATCAGGGAACAGCGTCACATGCATGATGCCATTTCTCTTGTTGCAGGCAAAATGCCTCATTCCGTTTTACAGCATGTAGGAGGAGTGGTTTATTCCCCGACTATTGCAGATATTAATGAGCTTGTAGCCTATGTTGAAAAAACTGCGGAGTTCGTTGAAGCATTTACTCTCGGGGTCTCTCCCGACACCTGGATTGAAAATACTTAC containing:
- a CDS encoding hydrogenase small subunit, which encodes MKMDRRTFIKAVGVLGASLFLQTYKSDLAKALELSETKVLWFHGVECTGCSISMLDGGTPDIVELLQYLNLNLLYQEVLMMQQGIFVDGKPANTSDLNSELLLDEILENEKDYVFISEGGVPNGPDGTGKYLVLGGRTYKEIYEKAAKSASVIIAIGQCATNSGVNAAKSDVKELLDHRGIAFTMEDSSKGIIDLLGIDKPVININGCPAHPDWVFLTISAVVLGKIKVPDDLPYVLDRWNRPKVFFPPDHVIHDNCPRRGYYDRGELDLTVGGPNCLWKLGCKGPYTHADCATRHWNGHQSFCPQAGSPCIGCVQPGFPDSTRPFFVESEDAGIVGTHLDTVAGVAIGGALLAAGAHAIRRTVLKKPVDKEESAEENISEKTGGEK